Proteins encoded within one genomic window of Esox lucius isolate fEsoLuc1 chromosome 12, fEsoLuc1.pri, whole genome shotgun sequence:
- the tcea2 gene encoding transcription elongation factor A protein 2: MAKDQEVERIAKKLDKMVHKKNTDGAIDLLRELKNMKMSLETLQSTRIGMSVNAVRKQSSEEEVQTLAKTLIKSWKKLLDGAEGKAAEEKKKEVSPLRSSMSTDSPGSSDRSKKQPLPETPKTPTTPTTPKFTSFPPAPVTTDTVRTKCRELLEAALQTDGDHITIGADTEHLAAQIEDSIYQEFRSTDQKYKSRLRSRISNLKDPKNPDLRRNVLAGNISAERIANMAAEEMASAELKEMRKALTKDAIREHQLSKVGGTETDMFQCGKCRGKNCTYTQVQTRSADEPMTTFVLCNGCGNRWKFC; encoded by the exons GATGGTGCTATAGACCTTCTGAGGGAGCTGAAGAATATGAAGATGTCCCTGGAGACTCTGCAG TCCACCAGGATTGGGATGTCTGTGAACGCCGTGAGGAAGCAGAGTTCAGAGGAGGAGGTCCAGACCCTGGCCAAGACCCTCATCAAGTCCTGGAAGAAACTACTTG ACGGCGCAGAGGGGAAGGCCgcggaggagaagaagaaagaggTTTCCCCTCTGAGGTCTTCAATGTCTACAGACAGCCCTGGGTCCAGCGACaggag CAAGAAGCAGCCCTTGCCTGAGACCCCCAAAACCCCTACCACCCCAACTACTCCCAAGTTCACCTCCTTTCCCCCCGCTCCGGTCACCACGGACACCGTGCGCACCAAATGCAGGGAGCTACTGGAGGCGGCGCTGCAGACTGACG GTGACCACATAACCATTGGAGCCGATACTGAACATCTCGCTGCTCAGATTGAGGACA GCATCTACCAGGAGTTCAGGTCAACAGATCAGAAGTATAAGTCTCGGCTAAGGAGCCGAATCTCCAACCTGAAAGACCCGAAGAACCCGGACCTCCGACGCAACGTGCTCGCTGGGAACATATCTGCCGAGCGCATAGCTAACATGGCCGCAGAA gaGATGGCGAGCGCAGAGTTGAAAGAGATGAGGAAGGCTTTGACTAAAGACGCCATCAGAGAGCACCAGCTATCGAAAGTGGGCGGGACTGAGACGGACATGTTCCAGTGTGGGAAGTGCAGGGGCAAGAACTGCACCTATACTCAG GTCCAGACCCGCAGCGCAGATGAACCAATGACCACCTTCGTGCTGTGTAACGGCTGTGGTAACCGCTGGAAG tttTGTTAA